In Malus sylvestris chromosome 2, drMalSylv7.2, whole genome shotgun sequence, the genomic stretch TACCATAAAAcgagatcaagccattcgtagtttacCCTTTTGTTAAGCTCCAAAAACATCTTATATTTACAGTGACTTCTAAAATTTATCATGGTCTAGCAAGAAAAAATAGGGTTCCAAAATCACTTAATGAAACTCGACAAGTGGGATTCCGAACCAACTTGAAATATAGAGGAATACAGGATTCTGAACCAATTCAACGATACCGAATGGGAAGTGACTAACTCAACAAAATGCAGAGGAACATAGGGTTCTGGACCAACTCAACAAAACCGAATTGGAAGTGGGATTCCTGACTAACTCAACGGAATCTAGAGGAATATAAGATTTTAGACTACCTAAACTGAACCGTATCAGAAGTGAGCTTCCAAACCAACTGTACGGAATCTAGAGTATATAGAGTTCTGGACCAACTCAACGAAACTAAATCGAAAGTGGGATTCTAGACCAACTCAATGCAATTAAGAGGAAATAGTGTTCTGGACCAACTCAACAACACCAAACCTAAATGCGTATAATCCTCCTAACGAATTAAACAAGCAAGATCATAGACATGTACCTGATAGTGTTGTTTCCCAGTTCGaatcataaataaattattaatttgaaaataaaaatctataTCCTATTACTCAACATCAATTCGTATCAAAATCTTTTCCATTGATACCTCCATCTTCAAGTGGAGTTTTGCAGGCGCACATGCATTGAGACAtggtaattatttaattttgttgaatttcttAGTTGTTCTTATTTAATCTATaaagtataaaaaaataaaaaataaaaaagtcttGAAAAAGTCTCAAAACATACAAATAGGCAGAAGGAGCATGGAGTGCCACGTGGCCACTGTCTGTTGCATTAGAGTTGTTTAATTCGATTTTGTGCCTACAGAGAGGGCCAGCGCAACTTCTTCCACAGCGTTTAATCactactggacaaaaccctcgTTATTTGGGTTGAGTCCACGCACCCTTGCTCCCCTGCCTGCCTTCCCACGCTTATTTCTGTACCGCAATCATATCATCCAATACACAATTTCAATTATTTATACAGTCAAATTTAAAAACTGTTTTCTAAATACAAATAgtcttaatttttaaaacaaCAATGTAactatatattaataaaattaacaaataaattgaTATCGAAATTGTTATTTATGAAATTCGAGTAGCACTTAGTGGAAATGATATGTAGACTTGTTAAATATTCTTATTTATGTCAGAAAATCCAAAACAGTGCATTCAATATGTTTTCCATAtaaattaatttcttctttttatttttggtaatttGGGGGTTAGAAATTTGAGTTCAACTATGCGACTCAAAAGTGATAAATAATTTGGAGTTTTTGATTTGAGAGTAATCAACTAAAAATTACTATACTTGATGTAATAAATAATTAGAATTTTCAATTGATTTGAACATGTGACGTAAGACATAAACGTTCCGTTATGTGTCGTATAACATAGCGCTCTGTTATGTGACGTAAAACATAACGGAAGTGTTATGTGACGTAAGACATAACGCTCTGTTACATTACGCAAGACATAATGCTCCATTATGTGACATAAGAccaatgtttgaatttttttagatAAGGTCGATATTTCAGTGGAAatatcaaaaaaaattaaagaaagatatggaaagggaggtgaagtCTAGATTTCACCCTATCTTGGAGAAATTCTTAAGTTTAATCTAAAATCAACATATTTTGTCAATATTTCCGACATATTGGTTAAATATCGGATAAACTCTTATATTTCGTCTAAACTAGTGTTTGACATtccttaaaatttaattttgaatttccatgatttctattgaaaatAATTGATATCGATATATCCATcgatattttcacaaatttgCATATTGGTATTTCATCGATGccaatattttaaacactgtGTACGTCATAATGCTCCATTATGTTATGTAAGACATAACGCTCGTTGTAAGAGAAAGTGGAGCCATTTTTTCACTCTTAAATGTTTTAGCCattgaattaaataaatcaaatacgATTCGTAAGCTAAGAATAAGTTGAACAAGTTCAGTCAGAAATATAATTCATCTTATCGAATAACTTTTTGTGATGGTGGCATATATAGCCTTGTTCTATTTGGTCAAACAACCTTATCTAAATACCTACCTACAGTTgaatttgacataaaaattttgaaattaaaacattaaaaatatatttatttaatctaTACATTTAATATGGAATATAAAAATGAGTGATGATATAGACGAACAATTTTGTGGTGGCACAAGTGGACCAAGCAAATTGGCAGCCCATAATTAACTGATGAGGGCGCAAGTAGAGGAGCCTAGCAAGGATAAAAAAgaactaaattttataaaatgaaaaatgggAATTTTTGGTTTTTGCAGAAAGCcagaaacctctctctctctctctctctctctctctctctctcctctgtctCTTACAACTGCGCTCtttgagttttgtttttctgcaaattGGATACATTCAACAATAGATACAGTTGGTATGTGTGAGTACTGCTGCTGATGATTCCAACCTCAACACTCAAGCAAACAACAATCTCTTCAACCCAAAACTCTCCCTGTGATTCAGATCggactcctctctctctctttctaaagtgagtgctctctctctctctctctctctctctctctctctctatatatatatatatatgtatgtatgtatccgATGCTCTTTATCAGGCAGTCCTCTCAGTCATTCTTCCttctttaaaagaaaattgtttgaactttgttttattttatgaggAAAGACATTCATGCATTTGGGAATGAAATTGGGTcagtgattttttttcttttaattagaaAAACACTGATTTCTGTTGCATGCAAATCTAATTTCTGGGATTTGGGTTTTTCTGTGGTGAGGTAATGTTGTGAAATTTTGTTCCTTTTTGGAGAAtgatgtaatttcatttttcatGCTTCATTGTGTTGCTCTttgattttctgggaaatttggattttggggtttttcttttgtgagaatttgattgcgggtttagggtttgaaagCATTGGGTTAAATGGAGGCTCTGCAACTCCTTCAATCACTTGCATGCAAGAGTTCATAGCTGTTTCTGGTAAATCCCTCTGTTAGTTTAGACCctgattttttaaattttttcttttttaatctcTATATGTGCTTGATTAGATTTGGGTTTCAAGAATTTGCAATTTAGTAATCTGTtggtttttgtttgtattttctAATAAATTGGACTATTCTTATCCATTTAAGGGAATTTAACCTGTAATTTTATGGGCATTAATCTAGCATCTTTTTCTGTCTTTTTAATAGCAGCTTATGGCTCTACTGATTGCATGCCTACATGACCTGATGAGATCCTTCAAACCGtcattcaaatttattttgcatgtgtgtgtattCATTTGCAAATCATGTTGATGTGTACTCACTTTCGTTGTCATTCTTCTTTTAGTTACTTTTGGCATTCGTACCATACACAATGTTGTTAACTAGTAAAAAATTCTTAGTCTGAAATATCTCAGTTTTCTTGACATAGGTTTCTGATATTCAGGTTGATTGCCTCAAGTAGGTTTAAGGCTGAAGCCGCTGAGCTATGGTATCGCTTAGTATATTTAAAAGTTTAGACTTTCAGTGTAATCGACAATTTCTTATTAAGAATTGGTGAATGGGGATACAGACAATGGGATCTCAAGGTGGGGCTGATGGTAATTGCAAACAGTCACAGTTCCAGCCTTTGGCACGGCAAAACTCAATTTACAGTCTTACCTTGGACGAGGTACAGAATCAGTTAGGTGACTTGGGGAAGCCACTTAGCAGCATGAACCTTGACGAGCTTCTAAAAAATGTATGGAGTGCTGAAGCTAATCAGATCATGGGTATAGACATTGAAGGCAATACACTGGTCAATCAAGCTCAACTGCAGCGTCAGGCAAGCCTGTCATTAACTAGTGCATTGAGCAAGAAGACAGTTGATGAGGTTTGGAAAGATATTCAACAAagcaaagatgaagaagaaaagaaatctcAAGAACGACAACGGACTTTGGGAGAGATGACTTTGGAGGATTTCTTGGTCAAAGCCGGAGTTGTTGCTGAAGCTGAAGCATCTTCGGACAAAAAATATGCTGATCCTCTAGTCGGGGTTGATGCGAATGTGGCAGTACAGTTGCCACAAGGTCAGTGGATGCAGTACCCACAACCACAATATCAGCATCCACAACAAAGTATGATGGGGGTATACATGCCAAGCCAACCTTTACCACCACCAATGCACGTAGGTGCTGGAGCTATGATGGAAGTGCCGTATCCTGACAACCAAGTTGCGGTGCCTTCACCCTTAATGGGTACGTTATCAGATACGCAGACACCTGGGAGGAAAAGAGGCAACCCTGAGGACATAGTTGAGAAGACTGTTGAGCGAAGGCAAAAGAGAATGATAAAGAACCGGGAATCTGCTGCGCGTTCGCGAGCAAGGAAGCAGGTCAATATTTCATATCTTTTGGTTTATAAGTCCACACACAAGGTTTTCTTTTTGCAATTTTAGCTGAACATTGAAAACTGTTAACAGGCATATACAAATGAACTGGAGAACAAAGTTTCACGTCTGGAGGAGGAAAATGAAAGGCTAAGGAAACAGAAGGTCAGGTTTCTTTTAGTATGATgtatatttgtatttgtttcatttgatttctctAATACATCTTGAATTGGTGACTGATGATTGTTGCTTGCTTTAATTCAACTGCGATTAGTAAAACTCTTTCTTTCCTCCTCATTAGAAAAGAGAGAATCTTAGTTGgcttcttttctttcatttggCAGTAGGAAGTTGTTTCTTTTGCATCAGATTTAATTATTTAGATACAAGCCTGTTGCAGGTAATTCAAACATGCACACACAGGCACCACTAACTAAGTTCATCAATGGATGATTATGACAGAGTCATTGATTGTGGAGAAACAGTGATGTAGGAATTAGGATAGATTTGAAAAACATTGTATAAATGCTTTAGCTGGTAATTGTTATTTTTTAGTGTATCCGAATCTTTGACCCAATTAATCACTAGGCgctccccaccccaccccaccacTCCCCCCCTCGGGGCCTGACCCCACAACATTTGGGGAGCGAGAAACTTTAGCATTTGCTAGGTGGGTACCGTGGGAGAGAGTCGAACCCCAGACCAATTGGTAACTAGAGTTTGATAAAATTACAGATTGGTAGCTGCATGATTGAAAAACATGAAGAATTCTAAGGGGCATTATCCAGTATTCAATAAATTAGAAAcatcaaaagcaaaaaaacTCATGAAAGAAATGAAGGAAACAGGGAGAACATTAATTGTTCAGTCATCAATACCATCTTAAGGACTGTACAATTGTCTTCCTTAAGGAGTGTTCTTTCCCTTCAATAGctgtactttttcttttgagcaAGATGCATGGAGGAGTCACTCTCCAATTCCCTTTTTACCTTTTCCGTGAAGTTTCCATGCCATCCTGCAAGTAAACCACTAATGGACCCTAGAAGCATCCATTTAACCTTGGGAAAGGACAAATAGCTGTAATTAACCTGGAGACGAAGTGATAAATACGATatgatacaaataaaactttggCGGGGGTGAGTTTATAATGGATAAGAATGTAATGTTCTTTCTTTCCTGCTTCCTAGAAAATATTGGAGTCCACTTCCGTTCTAGGGCCTACAGATTGTGAATATGATCCTTTCTATTGAATAGGAAAACAGTAATTGCCTTGTGATATCATGAATATTACTTCATATCCGGGCAAAATTTGAGCCCGGGTTTAGGACCTAAGGTAGAATCCTTGACATATGGGCGGCTAAGAATCTATTGTACTTTTTCCTAGTTCCTGGAGAAGATTGGAGAATGCAACAGTCA encodes the following:
- the LOC126610932 gene encoding ABSCISIC ACID-INSENSITIVE 5-like protein 2, whose translation is MGIQTMGSQGGADGNCKQSQFQPLARQNSIYSLTLDEVQNQLGDLGKPLSSMNLDELLKNVWSAEANQIMGIDIEGNTLVNQAQLQRQASLSLTSALSKKTVDEVWKDIQQSKDEEEKKSQERQRTLGEMTLEDFLVKAGVVAEAEASSDKKYADPLVGVDANVAVQLPQGQWMQYPQPQYQHPQQSMMGVYMPSQPLPPPMHVGAGAMMEVPYPDNQVAVPSPLMGTLSDTQTPGRKRGNPEDIVEKTVERRQKRMIKNRESAARSRARKQAYTNELENKVSRLEEENERLRKQKEQEKVLPSAPPPEPKYQLRRTTSAPF